Part of the Bacteroidota bacterium genome is shown below.
TTCATACGCTGTACAATCACAGGGTCGTCTGTTGCACTATTTGCGCCACAAGCGGTACAGGCTGCAATCAGTGAAGCTGTTTTGTCAGAAATTATGGAGAAATACGTCGCTTCGTCGATATCTAGCAGGCGAGCCTTCTGGATTTGGAGCAATTCCCCTTCGCTCATACGCTTTACTGCATCTGAGAGGATATGCAGGGCCTGGTAGTCTTTGTGATCGAGTGCAAGCAACAAGCCACGGCTCAGCAGAAAATCACCTAACAATACGGCAACCTTGTTTTTCCACAGGGCATTGATAGAAAACATGCCCCGCCGGCGGTCTGCGTCATCCACAACATCGTCATGAATAAGCGTAGCGGTATGCATCAACTCAACGAGTGCTGCGCCGCGGAATGACTTGTCGGATACAGAGCCACACGTTTTGGCTGCCAGCAACACAAGCAGGGGACGAATCTGCTTTCCTTTTTGCTTCATAAGGTATCGAATAACCTTATCGAGTAGCGAAATAGGAG
Proteins encoded:
- a CDS encoding polyprenyl synthetase family protein, with product MPTLKSIQAPVQDELDAFQRYFKGSVKSPISLLDKVIRYLMKQKGKQIRPLLVLLAAKTCGSVSDKSFRGAALVELMHTATLIHDDVVDDADRRRGMFSINALWKNKVAVLLGDFLLSRGLLLALDHKDYQALHILSDAVKRMSEGELLQIQKARLLDIDEATYFSIISDKTASLIAACTACGANSATDDPVIVQRMKEMGEELGIAFQIRDDLFDYGLKDVGKPLGIDLQEKKMTLPLIYALREAASTDYKRIMRIVRKKKKSKEDIRTVARFVDDQGGIRYSKEKMHAHAENARNILLTFEPSAARDAMLDLVDFTVLREK